The Vibrio navarrensis genome has a segment encoding these proteins:
- the mioC gene encoding FMN-binding protein MioC, whose protein sequence is MIHIITGSTLGGAEYVGDHLSDLLNAEGLETTIHNQPELNEIANQGIWLIITSTHGAGEYPDNIQPFIAALQNTPPKMSEVRYAVIAIGDSSYDTFCAAGQHAHHLLQDIGATPITECLTIDVLEHTVPEDAAENWLKSHLPLLS, encoded by the coding sequence ATGATCCACATTATTACAGGCAGCACCTTAGGTGGGGCCGAATATGTTGGAGATCACTTAAGTGATCTCCTCAATGCCGAAGGATTGGAAACCACCATCCACAACCAACCTGAGTTAAACGAGATCGCCAATCAAGGCATTTGGTTGATCATCACCTCCACCCATGGTGCGGGCGAATACCCAGACAATATCCAACCCTTTATTGCCGCTCTGCAGAATACGCCTCCCAAAATGAGTGAGGTGCGCTACGCGGTGATCGCGATTGGTGATTCGAGTTACGACACCTTCTGCGCCGCCGGCCAACACGCCCATCATCTGCTGCAAGACATTGGGGCAACCCCAATTACTGAATGCCTCACTATTGATGTGCTAGAACATACCGTTCCAGAAGACGCTGCGGAAAACTGGCTGAAAAGTCACTTGCCTCTGTTGAGTTAA
- the mnmE gene encoding tRNA uridine-5-carboxymethylaminomethyl(34) synthesis GTPase MnmE: MTTDTIVAQATAPGRGGVGIIRVSGPKAAQVALEVTGKALKPRYAEYLPFTAQDGSVLDQGIVLYFPNPHSFTGEDVVEFQGHGGPVVMDMLIKRILTIKGLRPARPGEFSERAFLNDKMDLTQAEAIADLIDASSEEAAKSALHSLQGQFSKRINTLVESLIHLRIYVEAAIDFPEEEIDFLADGKVAADLQGIIDNLDAVRQEANQGAIMREGMKVVIAGRPNAGKSSLLNALSGKESAIVTDIAGTTRDVLREHIHIDGMPLHIIDTAGLRDASDEVEKIGIERAWDEIRQADRVLFMVDGTTTEATDPQEIWPDFVDRLPSSIGITVIRNKADQTQEELGICHVSNPTLIRLSAKTGQGVDALRKHLKECMGFSGQSEGGFMARRRHLDALQRAAEHLQIGQEQLEGYMAGEILAEELRIAQQHLNEITGEFSSDDLLGRIFSSFCIGK, translated from the coding sequence ATGACAACAGATACGATTGTTGCCCAAGCCACTGCGCCGGGTCGCGGCGGTGTCGGGATCATTCGCGTCTCTGGGCCAAAAGCCGCTCAGGTGGCGCTGGAAGTGACCGGTAAGGCCCTCAAACCGCGCTACGCCGAGTACCTCCCTTTTACCGCGCAAGATGGCAGCGTGCTCGATCAGGGCATCGTCCTCTACTTCCCCAACCCACATTCGTTTACCGGCGAAGATGTCGTGGAGTTTCAAGGCCACGGCGGCCCGGTCGTGATGGACATGCTGATTAAGCGCATTCTCACCATCAAAGGGCTTCGTCCAGCGAGACCCGGAGAGTTTTCTGAGCGCGCCTTTCTCAACGACAAAATGGACCTCACTCAAGCCGAAGCGATTGCCGATCTGATTGACGCCAGCTCAGAAGAAGCGGCCAAATCGGCGCTCCATTCATTGCAAGGTCAGTTTTCCAAACGCATCAACACCTTGGTCGAATCCTTGATTCATCTGCGTATCTACGTTGAGGCCGCGATTGATTTTCCTGAAGAAGAGATCGATTTTTTGGCGGACGGCAAAGTCGCAGCCGACCTGCAAGGGATCATCGATAACCTTGATGCGGTGCGCCAAGAAGCTAACCAAGGTGCAATTATGCGCGAAGGGATGAAGGTGGTGATAGCCGGACGACCAAACGCAGGAAAATCCAGTCTGCTCAACGCACTTTCCGGTAAAGAGTCCGCGATTGTCACTGACATTGCTGGCACCACCCGTGACGTGTTGCGTGAGCACATCCACATCGATGGCATGCCACTGCACATCATCGATACCGCGGGCCTGCGTGATGCATCTGACGAAGTGGAGAAAATAGGTATTGAACGTGCGTGGGATGAAATTCGTCAAGCTGATCGCGTGCTGTTTATGGTCGATGGCACCACCACCGAAGCGACTGATCCTCAAGAAATCTGGCCCGATTTTGTTGACCGCCTGCCCAGCAGCATCGGCATCACGGTGATCCGTAATAAAGCCGATCAAACCCAAGAAGAACTTGGGATCTGCCATGTTAGTAACCCGACCTTGATCCGCCTTTCTGCCAAAACAGGTCAAGGGGTTGATGCGCTGAGAAAGCACTTGAAAGAGTGCATGGGCTTTTCTGGCCAGAGCGAAGGGGGCTTTATGGCCCGCCGCCGCCACCTCGATGCGTTGCAACGCGCCGCAGAGCACCTGCAAATCGGCCAAGAGCAGCTTGAAGGCTACATGGCCGGGGAAATCCTCGCGGAAGAGCTACGCATCGCTCAGCAGCATTTAAACGAGATTACCGGTGAGTTCAGCTCTGACGATTTGCTCGGCCGAATCTTCTCCTCGTTTTGTATTGGCAAATAA